A window of the Citrus sinensis cultivar Valencia sweet orange chromosome 9, DVS_A1.0, whole genome shotgun sequence genome harbors these coding sequences:
- the LOC102621846 gene encoding xyloglucan endotransglucosylase/hydrolase 2-like, translating into MGYHYSCNGLLLLVSVLMVVASSAVGSFYQDFDLTWGDKRAKIFNGGQLLSLSLDRVSGSGFQSKRDYLFGRIDMQLKLVAGDSAGTVTAYYLSSQGPTHDEIDFEFLGNVSGQPYILHTNIFAQGKGNREQQFYLWFDPTRNFHTYSVIWKPQHVIFLVDNIPIRVFKNAESLGVPFPKNQPMKIYSSLWNADDWATRGGLVKTDWTKAPFTAYYRNFRAIPCNNCGSKWSSSSSVSDAQRQWQARDELDATSRRRLRWVQKYFMIYNYCTDLKRFPQGFSSECRQH; encoded by the exons ATGGGTTATCATTATTCTTGTAATGGGTTGTTGTTATTGGTGAGTGTTTTGATGGTTGTTGCCTCATCAGCTGTGGGTAGCTTCTATCAAGACTTTGATTTAACATGGGGTGATAAGAGAGCTAAGATTTTCAATGGCGGCCAACTTCTTTCTCTGTCTCTAGACAGAGTTTCTGGCTCTGGTTTTCAGTCCAAGAGAGACTACTTATTTGGCAGAATTGATATGCAGCTCAAGCTTGTTGCTGGTGACTCTGCTGGCACTGTCACTGCCTACTAT CTGTCTTCGCAAGGGCCGACTCATGATGAGATTGATTTTGAGTTCTTGGGAAATGTGAGCGGTCAGCCTTACATTCTTCACACAAATATATTCGCTCAGGGTAAAGGCAACCGGGAGCAACAATTCTATCTCTGGTTTGATCCCACAAGAAACTTCCACACTTACTCCGTCATCTGGAAGCCCCAACACGTCAT CTTCTTGGTAGATAACATTCCCATTAGAGTGTTCAAAAATGCTGAATCTCTTGGAGTTCCCTTCCCTAAAAACCAACCAATGAAGATTTACTCAAGTCTTTGGAATGCTGATGACTGGGCTACAAGAGGAGGGTTGGTGAAAACTGACTGGACTAAGGCTCCTTTCACAGCATATTACCGTAACTTCAGAGCCATTCCCTGTAACAACTGTGGCTCTAAATGGTCATCAAGCTCCTCAGTTTCGGATGCTCAGCGTCAATGGCAGGCTAGAGACGAGCTTGATGCCACAAGCAGAAGAAGACTCAGATGGGTTCAGAAATATTTCATGATTTATAACTATTGCACTGATTTAAAACGATTCCCACAAGGCTTTTCTTCTGAGTGCAGACAACACTAG